The nucleotide window gaatttgagcgcgctggttcgaatcacagctcagccgccgctattttctccccctccactaaaccttgagtggtggtctggacgctagtcattcggatgagatgataaaccgaggtcctgtgtgcagcatgtaaaagaacctggggagagcagcccgaatttcacacagataaatctgttgtgataaaaagaaatacaaatacaaataccttcatgttcatgaagtgaaaacgaGGCTGAaatcagtgacaagatggtggaggaagctgtggtggttctcttcaactcggacactgaagacgaagatttcagtggattcagtgagcaggatgatgttgaataaatgtgactatccctaaattatggatcttattttcgttgtgtttatttatcatttattttgtgGCACTAGctgtattttcgcttgcttttctttgtgttgttccggcttgtgtttatttcataacctacagtactgacagcttttctgtagtatcagtatgtgttccggtaccggaaataagtgcggcttataagccagtgcggcttatgtatgtataaagttcaattttttccaaaattgagtgggtgcggcttatataccaatgtgctcaatagaccaaactttacggtatatgAGTTCTCTGTGACCAGTGGCAGTAAAAGGCTGTGAGGCATTTAACCAAATACTGATCCTTTGGTATTTCACATTCCATTCCTTTCCCCTGTCATTTTCTCAACACTACACCCTACCTTTTCTTTAATTCAGTTTATTGTAAAGCCTAGTAAGCCCACTCCAGATGCAGGTTATCTCACTTAACAAGATCCCCACgttcttcttcacctcttcagaGTCAATGGGGCACTGCACAGAATcaattgttcaccagattcccctaGTTCTGCGTCTCTGCAAATAATTTTCCAgtccattctgtaatgttgtttgtccagtctttttttcccccccgtctccTTCGCTCAACAGTTGCTTGGAGAATTGTCTCGCCAATGCACATATTTTAGTTATTCAAGAAACAAGAACTCCGGGAGCATCGTGTATGAATATGGTCAACCCTGCTTTGATGACTGACAGAGGAATTTAAAACGCAGGCTATAAGATGAAGCAAGATGTGTTTCATAATCATCTTgctagtgacgggcgcaatagccgaatggttaaaacgttggactttcagtctaaggGTCCTGGgcttgaatcacggtgacggcgccaggtgggtaaagggtggagattttacgatctcccaggccaacatatgtgcagacctgcttagtgcctgaacccccttcgtgtgtatacgcaaagcaggagatcaaatacgcacgttaaagatcctgtaatccatgtcagcgttcggtgggttatggaaacaagaacatacccagcatgcacacccctgaaaacggagtatggctgcctacatggtggggtaaaaaaaaaaaaaggccatacacgtaaaagcccacttgcgtacatacgagtgagcgtgggagttacagcccacgaacggagaagaagaagaagaagaatcttgcTAGTGAATCAGACCAAATTTTCTGTATCAGCTGTCAGTGGTTATTTTGTTGTGCAGTTTATGTCTGTGTTGCAGAAATTCCAGCTTTGTCATAAAATGTTTACtctagttttcttctttttgtcgcaGGTTTGTATGATCAATAATCAGTCATTCATGATTTCTTTCCCAAATGAAATGACACTGTAATGCTATTCAGTATTGCCATTTCTTCAACAAAtggttcatttttttgtttcaatGAAGTACAGGCACTAACAATCGTCATCACTATTGAAAAATCAGTTCtgtattttttatgttttcattcatcatcattccaacacaaaagCATTTCTCAAAATTTCTTCTGTATCAGCCATGCATTGATCATCAGTCACCTACAGTACATTAACTTCTGAGCTGGCATAGAAGTGTCTAAGTGGATCCTCCACCCAGAATGGATAAACTTCAAaggagattcccccccccccctaaaataaCATTGAATCTAACACACTTATAAGCCAGTGCAGGGGAGATCATCTATCAGGGGGAGGTAATTAAGCAACGTAGTTTTGTTTTCTCCCCATCTCAGCGGTAGTGGTtcacacaggacagggaatcagaccccttCTGGAGCCTGCACCAGTGGATGGTAAAGTAAGTGTAATTAAACAGgaatttgtgcctgcctatgtgttagggtagctgttagatacacctgtatgttaaaatgtatgtatgcagcgtgtgtgtgtgtgcgcgcacgtgtgtgtagttacattttggtgtgtgcatgtaacatagatatgtgttatgttaacaaaagcgtttttgtaaagcgcctagagcagatttctggatagtgtgataTTATTCATGTGGCATTTCTGACTGGTTGTAAGGGACAGAAAGCCATTCAAGGGCTGTGGTAGAGCATGACCCAGGATATGTTTTCACACCACTGTAAACTGCCTTGTAAGTGTCCACCCCAACGTTGCACAAGTTTCACcctggagttgggggtgggtgtttaCAGGGTACTTTATCCTACATGCAAGCCCATTCTCTTCCTTAGTTTCACCAGAAAGTACTGGGTAAGCATTTAGTAAATTGCTTTAGGGGGGAACACGGCAGTGcaagagaccaaaatgattttttcatgatttgggtttttgatggattttgattcttgaacatctcttctatcatatgcacaAGTTTTCCACTgcaaagatgtctttaacaatgaaaaaattgccaataaagattgcttgttTAATCACGAAAGtctttattaataattttttgttcaattttgacgcaagtttctggccttgacaacataccttggacttgttCAATGAgtagtaaacctacaaccatgagactttgcatgattgttttattcttgttattgaagttttgttatGAGTATGtgtgaaaatattctctgggatTTAATttatagcagttccaatctttttacccattgcaTTACGAGGATTTTGCAatgcccaaaatttcaaaaattcatcaCAATCTCACTTGAAAATGAAGATGTCATTGTGAAttgtccacataacaaaaagtgtctgcatgcaccacaaacCTGATTTCTTTGATACTTTgttggccattttgatttgtttgcatagcaacaggtattcacagaaatctaagaacacttttttttgttgtcatacacaagtgatgatacacctagtagaccaaaaaaaagagagatatcgtcggagagaaaaaaagtcgttatttgactagtgtctggccttaatcgATGCTCTAGAAGTACAATTAAAGGTGGATGTTTACAGGGTACTTTATCCTTCATGCAAGCTCATTTCCTTCCTTAAGTTTTACCAGAAAGTACTGGGTAAGCATTTACTTAATGCTTGAGAAGTCAGATTAAACCTGCAACATCAGGAGATTAATCCGATGCCCAGAGTTAAAAAGATCTGCTTCACAGCATTCTGGTGACTGGCATTGACCTGAATATCTTAAGTGTTCAGGGACAGACCTGTCATTTTCTAAAAACAGTTTGAAACAAAATGCTAGCTACTGAAAAAAGCTGCTTTAGAGTGTTGTCATGATTGCACTTGCTTTTTAACGACACATTAATGCAGGCGTTCTATTCTTTATCTCTGGGTCTAAATCTGCACTGCTTAGTAAAACATCACTGTCACAAACAGCCAACTGAATTATTATTAGATCATGATAATtttcttagcccccccccccccccaattggGGATGGGACAGTACTACGGTGACAGCCTCTGGCCAATGGAACAAGCAAATTGACCATAGCTTGCTATAATATGCAAGTGCTTATTTACTATCAGGAAGTTAACTATGTCTGATAAAGGTCTTTGCACACACTTCCGGCTCATTAATCAGcaacaaggttaaaaaaaaaaaaaaaaaaaaaaaaaaaaaaaaaaaaaaaaaaaaaaaagtttccacatCGCCCCCTGGGCCCCATAATAAAGACCTGTCTCCATTCATTCTTGGCAATAACTTTAATGGAAATGTCatcagtttcccccccccctaaaaTCAAGACCCGTCTCTGTTTATTACTGGCAATAAGTTTTCAAACATAGAAATGCCAAAACCTACTTCACATTAGCAGGTTTATGGGGAATGTAGGATGAGCTGAGCGAGGTTGGTTTGCACCACTGAAacagtgtagacagacagaagcagaaaaatagacagataaaagtctgactgaaacagagaaagagacggagacaataCAATCACTCCGAAACAGAAGATAAAAAGACGTGGAACACAAAgctcaacacactgacacagccatcCTTCCTTCAACACACTTTATTTCGACCCAAAGGACACAGTCTCTactctttgtctcccttctgGATGACTTCACGGGTACCACGCAGACGACCTGTTCTTCTGGCGGCGATGAGACCAACCTGAAACACCACAATGCAGCACGTCAGTGGTAatcttaggaaaaaaaaagaagggggtggggggtggggggaagaaaagaaaagaatgggaaCTTCTTGGATCTTAATGAGAATTCCACTTTACAACACATTCACATGCTCagacaacactgaatgatgtTTGGGTATGGAACCCAGTAGTCAAATATCACATAAAAATATGAACTACACCAAATGTGTAATACAGGTTACATTCAATTCATAtatcctgctcacacacacacaaaagctagcTCACTGGCCATGCCATCGTAAAAAAGTATGCTGGATCCAGTTGCACAAGAAACTTTTCCCACAAAACAAATGTGGTCTGAGTAACTAATGACAACCCCCCCCGAATACTGCTATGCACAGAACAGAAAATCAGACCCCAGCTAGAGGTTGGCATGTCAAGAATGTTAGATGAAATGTTTTCACTTTATTTTTCTCccttaaaaaggaaattttctatctaaaattacatttaaataacataccgtgacccaactagtgcagactccggcaaggggtctgacattcctgtcctgtgcaaactactacccgcctatgtggagaaaatgaaagcaatacggccgataacctcccggaagaaGTTAACCTTCCCTTTTGTCCCGCTAGCTAAAAAAatattttccctctctctctctctctcataccacaCACAGAACCTCCATGTCCCACTCACCTTTCTACCAGCAGAAGTGTCTCTGCGCACAGTGGAGGCCTTGCCAATGTGCTGGTGGTTACCACCACCGTGAGGATGCTCCACGGGCTGAAACACAAAACAGTCGACACCGAATCAACCAACGCCAGTCATTCCAGTGCTCCACATTCCATCCAAATCtgcaccgccacacacacacacacaaatgcaagcatATCCTTTACCAAATATGCACACTGCAACAACCGTACAAATGCAAGCATATCTTTTGGATATAAGTTTCACAGTGTTAAATAATTTTCACCTTTTGCAAAATTTACAGAATATCCCAGGGATATGGTTGACAAACATGCAATGCTGATTTCCATTTTCAAAGCTCCAGGGGTGTAAATTTATGCCCCGTCAAAAGTCCTGCTGTGTATGTGCTACTCTACCATGTGGTAAACATGCACCCCCTTTGTGGACACAAACTGCCGTGCAGCATGGGCCAGGacttgaatcacggctcagctgccaatattttctcccccctccactagaccttgaatggtggtctggacgctagtcattggagatgataaactgtggtcccgtgtgcacttagtgcacgtaaaagaacccatggcaacaaaagggttgttcctgacaaaattctgtagaaaaatccactttcatagtaaaaataaacaaaactgcatgcagtaaaaaattattaaaaaaaaaaaagaaaaaaaaaaagagggtggcacttagtgtagccacgcgctctccctgaggagagcagcccgaagttcacactgagaaatctgttgtgataaaaagaaatacaaacacaaataataaTTTTGCGTCAAGAATACAACCACACAGAAGGTAAGAACTTAAAATTTTTTACAGACACAGCAGAGAAAAGGTATGCGATACTCACGTTCATGGCAACACCTCTGACTTTAGGCCAGCAGTTGCGCTTCGCCTTGTACTTGTGGTAGGCACGCCCGGCCTTCAGCATGGGCTTGTCGATACGCCCACCACCAGCAACAatgcctgcaaacacacacaacaatcatcagGTCCCTTAGCCATGAACCAAACAGCAACACATATGTGTCATGTCTACTTGCAGTCAAATCAATTACTCAGAAGTACTTACAAATTCTGTGTCTCCACAAATAATCCTTTGTCTACTTATACTGGTTTGGGAAAAAACAAATTTTTAGCCGACATCATATCGTGCAAACTTGGAACCAAAACAGTGGGAAAAACCTACGCAAGATTAAAAAGGAACATCTTAATCATGTATCAACTTGCAAAACCTGCAAGGAATTACCATGGATGATCAACAGTCAAGTTCAAGCATTAAGAAAAACTGGAAGAAACCAcctttctgagtgtgtgtctgcaaaTAGAAGCTTGTGCATACACTAAAAActaaataaactaaactaaaaaccaaacaaaaaatgttaCCTTTCCTGGAAAtccacacaccaacagcacagctcaacacaacacaccacacaaacccacccattAATCACCACCACTTCCTTTTCATGCAAAGCAAATGGAAAATAACAAAAGAGCCCACAACTGGTAACCAAGCCAACTTACCGACCATGGCGCGGTTTGCAGAGGGCACCACCTTCTTGGAGCCGGAGGGCAGTTTGATGCGAGTCCTGTGGGTGTCGGCATTGTGGCTGACGATGATGCCAGAGTTGCCGCTGGTGCGCACCAGCTTGCCGCGGTCGCCGGTCTTCTCCTCGATGCAGCAGACCACGGTACCTTCAGGCATGGAGCCCAGGGGCAGGATGTTGCCGATCTGGAGGGTGGCTGCCACAGACAATGGTCATAAATCATTCTTTTGgtgtcatatttgtatttgtatttctttttatcacaacagatttctctgtgtgaaattcgggctgctctccccaggcagggttcccaggtggtgggcatgaagccaaaaaaggacctttaaaggactttataaggacctcaaatcagtttaaaaggacctttgccgacatgactttacagtacaccccaaaactatttgacatgcagaacagcagacacttacctctcataaacggaagaacagctaatcccatttgactgtcgtatttagtctttgcaattcacgtcactgcaggctaggcctaagcaaagcagcagcagcaggcgtgactcacagccactgtaccacgcttcgcgtctgccaccgagcagaaagcgcactactgttagggcctaggcctataggctgtatcctcctacagtaagtactgagtttcagacgatcgcgtcggcatctttcaacgcgctttgcaacttgcggttttggtgtcgaaggtgtttcagtttcgttctcaagtctctttctcttcataaaacaggacttaacagtacctttcaaaaattaaaaggacctcctgatgagttaaaaggaccaacttgctgaatcaaagcacttaaaaggcctttcgacccaaatccaattcctaaggacttaaaaggacttgaaaggaccctacgaaccttgccagggagagcgcgtcgttacactacagcgccacccatttttctgtatttttttcctgcatgcagttttatttgtttttcctatcgatgtggatttttactacataattttgccaggaacaacccttttgttgccgtgggttcttttacgtgcgctaagtgcatgctgcacacgggacctcggtttatcgtctcatccgaatgactagcgtccagaccaccactcaaggtcttgtggagggggagaaaatatcggcggctgaaccgtgattcgaaccagcgcgctcagattctctcgcttcctaggcggacgcgttacctctaggtcatcactccacatatactgtacaatgtcagactgatgcaaaacaggcctatctgtttgcccCTCTTGGCCAAAAATTTGAGGCAACACAGTGATAAGACGCTTCCCCATTAGCCCGTCGTCTGCTAGTCAATGAAAAGCCATTTCCGGCAGGAGGCAAACAATCATTCTCAATGGCAGCCATTTTTCAGATTAGTGACTTATCGGTTTGCTCTGTCCTTGCCAACCCTTTATGCCTTAGAAATGTTATATTTTCAATcctgatcattaaaaaaaaaaaaaaaaaaaaaaagaaaaaaaaaaaaaaaaaaaaaaaaaaggaggagtttgtattatattccatgtttggtgttacatatacttgcgctgaatcattcctttggccaaggctctccacgccatcttgtcaggtttacgctctgtctcgtcttacgctttttttttggctattaagcgtattcatttggccttattttgctgcatgtggcttgtctgtattgtattcttacattctgtgtactcaatTCGACTTGTCaacctcgattcgttcgtttttctctacctctaagtcgatcctgtctttcctttctctaaaAAAGACTTAGCCGCTTGGATACACAGGTCAGAGATTGAAGAGGGCACTCTAACAGGGAGGTAACAAACTGGGGGGGGTAGGTAACTAGCCGCatctactttcattttcttcccTTGAACGGCGTAGTTGTTTGCACAGGCCAGGGAATCAGATCCCTGCTGGAGTCTGTGCCAGCGGGACATGGTATAGTATGTGTAATCTAGACACTTTTTAGCAACAATAAGGAATAGCATTTGTCTAAATTAGATTTAAGGTATCGGCAACCGCCAATTCACATTCAGCCTGTCAAAAAATTACAAACcatactcacatgtacacaccaaTGAGTAAAAAACAGCACAAAGCAACAGTGGAGAAATAAAGTTTTGCTTCCAAGTGTTGACTGGTTTCACGGTGAAACAAATGCATTTTGCAGTCAATTTGATCTGTACATCAACTGTTAACAGTTACCTCAGTGAGTGAAAAGTCCTCCACACAAAATTCAGGTCAAAGTGAAgaattttttcatcatcatcggcaaCTGTGACTGGAGAATCATTTCTCTGCATCTTCAAAACATCAAACTCTCAATTCTTCAGGAAGGgaaccaaaaacaaccaaccaaattcCCCAGTACA belongs to Babylonia areolata isolate BAREFJ2019XMU chromosome 13, ASM4173473v1, whole genome shotgun sequence and includes:
- the LOC143289002 gene encoding large ribosomal subunit protein uL2-like, producing the protein MGRVIRAQRKGAGSVFKAHTRNRKGKPALRPVDYAERHGYIKGVIKDIIHDPGRGAPLAKVAFRDPYKYKTKLETFVACEGMYTGQFVYCGKKATLQIGNILPLGSMPEGTVVCCIEEKTGDRGKLVRTSGNSGIIVSHNADTHRTRIKLPSGSKKVVPSANRAMVGIVAGGGRIDKPMLKAGRAYHKYKAKRNCWPKVRGVAMNPVEHPHGGGNHQHIGKASTVRRDTSAGRKVGLIAARRTGRLRGTREVIQKGDKE